One genomic region from Dehalobacter restrictus DSM 9455 encodes:
- a CDS encoding NADH-dependent [FeFe] hydrogenase, group A6, with amino-acid sequence MTHVQQTHPAKKMIDFKINHQYLRVPEGITILEAAHKARVRIPTLCHLDLHDIKMVNQTASCRVCMVELIDEKTNRNKLVPACVTTITDGMEVLTHTLTAITARRMAVELLLSNHPNECFTCPKNGECELQALAAELGVRHIRWEGERMNYPKDVSSEAIVKDANKCIYCRRCETMCNKVQTCGILSGIGRGFEAFVGPAFNIPMVESSCTYCGQCVQVCPTAALTEINHTDKVWEALNDPDKYVIVQTAPAIRVAIGEIFDMEPGTIATGQLVTALKRIGFNAVFDTDFGADLTIMEEASELIYRLQNNKTLPILTSCCPAWVKFIEHQFPELLEVPSTCKSPHIMFGTIVKTYYAEKNGIDPDNIVVVSVMPCIAKKAEAKRPELTKDEHNNVDIVVTTRELGLMIKEAGLDFINLPSSEYDKPLGETTGASVIFGTSGGVIEAALRTAYEWLTGDELQKVEFEQLRGDGGLRKATVQIGDKMLRIGIASGLGNARTLLEEIRDGKNQYEAIEIMACPGGCVAGGGQPYHHGNFEIVRKRQEAIYQEDKNKKIRKSHENSEIQKLYQEYLGQPFSDTAHRLLHTHFEERERI; translated from the coding sequence ATGACCCACGTTCAACAAACGCATCCTGCTAAAAAAATGATTGATTTTAAAATTAATCATCAATATCTACGGGTCCCTGAAGGCATCACCATTTTGGAAGCCGCCCATAAAGCAAGAGTTCGGATTCCAACTTTATGTCATCTGGATTTGCATGATATCAAAATGGTCAATCAGACGGCTTCCTGCAGGGTCTGCATGGTTGAGCTAATCGATGAGAAGACAAACCGGAATAAACTTGTCCCGGCGTGCGTAACCACCATTACGGATGGAATGGAAGTACTCACGCATACGCTTACAGCGATTACAGCCAGAAGAATGGCGGTTGAACTCCTGTTATCGAATCATCCCAATGAATGCTTTACCTGTCCCAAAAACGGAGAATGTGAGCTTCAGGCCTTAGCTGCAGAATTAGGGGTTCGGCATATCCGCTGGGAAGGTGAACGGATGAATTATCCGAAGGACGTATCCAGTGAGGCGATCGTCAAAGACGCCAACAAGTGCATTTACTGCCGGCGTTGTGAAACGATGTGCAATAAGGTCCAAACCTGCGGTATCCTGTCAGGGATCGGCCGCGGATTTGAAGCCTTTGTTGGCCCTGCCTTTAACATTCCGATGGTAGAGTCTTCTTGTACTTACTGCGGTCAATGTGTTCAGGTATGCCCTACAGCAGCGCTTACGGAAATTAATCATACCGATAAAGTATGGGAAGCTTTAAATGATCCGGATAAATATGTGATTGTCCAAACTGCTCCGGCTATCCGCGTAGCCATCGGAGAAATATTTGATATGGAACCAGGGACGATTGCAACCGGCCAGCTTGTAACCGCCTTAAAGCGTATCGGATTTAACGCAGTTTTCGATACGGATTTTGGAGCGGACTTGACAATTATGGAAGAAGCCTCAGAACTGATCTACCGTCTGCAGAACAATAAAACACTTCCGATACTTACGAGCTGCTGTCCGGCCTGGGTCAAATTTATTGAGCATCAGTTCCCTGAATTGTTGGAAGTGCCTTCCACCTGCAAGTCACCGCATATTATGTTCGGTACAATCGTCAAAACCTATTATGCCGAGAAGAATGGCATTGATCCGGACAATATCGTGGTGGTCTCCGTCATGCCCTGTATTGCCAAGAAAGCCGAGGCCAAGCGTCCGGAACTAACTAAGGATGAGCATAATAACGTCGATATTGTCGTCACGACCCGGGAACTTGGCCTAATGATCAAGGAAGCCGGTCTGGATTTTATCAATCTGCCTTCGAGTGAATATGACAAACCATTGGGTGAAACCACAGGAGCCTCAGTGATCTTCGGGACCAGCGGCGGGGTTATCGAAGCTGCGCTCAGGACAGCTTATGAGTGGCTGACCGGTGATGAATTACAGAAAGTTGAGTTCGAGCAGCTCCGGGGAGATGGAGGCTTGCGAAAGGCCACAGTTCAAATCGGCGACAAGATGCTACGGATAGGCATTGCCAGCGGGCTCGGAAACGCCCGGACCCTGCTTGAGGAAATCAGAGACGGTAAGAATCAATACGAAGCCATTGAAATTATGGCTTGTCCCGGAGGCTGTGTTGCCGGAGGTGGGCAGCCCTACCATCACGGCAATTTTGAAATTGTCCGCAAGCGTCAGGAAGCCATCTATCAGGAAGATAAAAATAAAAAGATCAGAAAATCTCATGAGAATTCAGAAATCCAAAAACTTTATCAGGAATATCTGGGCCAGCCTTTCAGTGACACTGCCCATAGATTGCTTCATACTCATTTTGAAGAGAGAGAAAGAATCTAA